One genomic segment of Rhizobium gallicum bv. gallicum R602sp includes these proteins:
- a CDS encoding Gfo/Idh/MocA family protein: MIRSRQGVPEKLRLAFLGGAVNSAIGRAHRDAIELDQKFDLVAGCFSRHDDINRETARQYRILPEHCHADFDTLLAKEAGNIDALVVLTPTQQHTKQVVAALKAGVSVICEKALAGSSAEARMIGGARENGAFLAVTYNYTGYPMLREIRSMVEHGIFGELQQIHIEMPQETFLRFRRDGTPMTPQDWRLHDGVVPTVSLDLGVHVHSLLYFLTQRKPEEVCATSQSFGNFPQVLDNVHALVRCAGGLHCSMWYGKTALGQRNGLRVRLYGSKASIEWHQEVPEVAYFYDRNGRKQILDRASPEIMIANDARYERFKAGHPSGFIEAFANYYADLADALLQCKAKTTRLSHPYVLGLEEAEEGLRLLEAIECSRLENRWVEIEPQGVRRSVAERVEIRAPQMAL; encoded by the coding sequence ATGATCCGCTCAAGACAGGGAGTACCGGAGAAGCTGCGCCTCGCTTTTCTAGGCGGCGCCGTCAATTCTGCCATAGGTCGCGCCCATCGCGATGCAATCGAGCTTGATCAGAAATTCGACCTCGTCGCCGGTTGCTTCAGCCGCCACGACGACATCAATCGCGAGACGGCGCGGCAGTATCGCATCCTGCCGGAGCATTGCCATGCCGACTTCGATACCCTGCTTGCCAAGGAGGCCGGCAATATCGACGCCCTTGTCGTGCTCACGCCCACGCAGCAGCATACGAAGCAGGTCGTCGCAGCGCTCAAGGCGGGCGTCTCGGTGATCTGCGAGAAGGCGCTTGCCGGTTCGAGCGCCGAAGCCCGTATGATCGGCGGAGCCCGCGAGAACGGAGCATTTCTGGCCGTTACCTACAACTACACGGGATATCCCATGCTTCGCGAAATCCGCAGCATGGTCGAGCACGGCATTTTCGGCGAGCTGCAGCAGATCCATATCGAGATGCCGCAGGAGACCTTCCTTCGTTTCCGCCGCGACGGGACGCCGATGACACCGCAGGATTGGCGCTTGCACGACGGTGTCGTGCCAACGGTCTCGCTCGATCTCGGCGTTCATGTGCATTCACTTCTATATTTCCTGACGCAGCGGAAGCCGGAAGAAGTCTGCGCAACCAGCCAGAGTTTCGGCAACTTTCCGCAGGTGCTCGACAATGTCCACGCGCTCGTGCGCTGTGCCGGCGGCCTACACTGCAGCATGTGGTACGGCAAGACCGCGCTCGGGCAACGCAACGGCCTGCGTGTGCGGCTCTACGGCTCCAAGGCATCGATCGAATGGCACCAGGAAGTCCCCGAGGTCGCCTATTTCTACGACCGCAACGGCCGCAAGCAGATCCTCGATCGCGCCAGCCCGGAGATCATGATCGCCAATGATGCGCGCTATGAGCGCTTCAAGGCAGGCCATCCGTCAGGTTTCATAGAAGCCTTCGCGAATTACTATGCCGACCTTGCCGATGCCCTGTTGCAATGCAAGGCAAAGACCACCCGCCTGTCCCACCCCTACGTGCTCGGACTCGAAGAGGCGGAGGAAGGACTGCGGCTGCTGGAAGCAATCGAATGCTCCCGACTTGAAAACCGCTGGGTCGAGATTGAGCCGCAAGGCGTACGTCGCTCGGTTGCGGAACGGGTCGAAATCCGGGCTCCGCAAATGGCGCTCTAG
- a CDS encoding ATP-grasp domain-containing protein, which produces MTKRALLVGSNFSAVPLLFALKRRGLHISVCGNRPDEPCHAHADQSYFIDYSDPNALLSLVENGDFDFIVPTGNDVAYMSTTFVAGKLGFPRFDSMETATIIHTKQAFRRFTERNDIPAPRSVRLQGDSPIETGALRYPLLVKPSDSFSGRGVTKIFDRTELAAAVADARRNSRTAEVVIEEFIEGSLHSHSAFIKDQEIAFDVFVDEYCTVYPYQVDSSNHPSRLFETVRLKTRAIMARVVKLLRLQDGLIHTQFLSNGDDVWIIECMRRCPGDLYGSLVDQSLGIDYADLVITLLLGEAFSVTPRFEPPLFFGRHTITSDTPSTPFSFSHSIPSSDVRIAQLKTTGKPMNSAPFDKLAILYARFETRDEMLKVTPDFKTFISLQTMQGDLA; this is translated from the coding sequence ATGACCAAGAGAGCATTGCTCGTCGGCAGTAACTTCAGCGCAGTTCCTCTTCTATTCGCTTTGAAAAGGCGCGGCCTGCATATTTCCGTTTGCGGAAACCGGCCGGACGAACCCTGCCATGCGCATGCGGACCAATCATATTTCATAGATTACAGCGATCCGAACGCGCTGCTTTCCCTCGTCGAGAACGGCGATTTCGACTTCATCGTGCCGACGGGCAATGACGTCGCCTATATGTCGACCACTTTCGTTGCCGGAAAACTCGGATTTCCGCGCTTCGATTCGATGGAAACCGCAACTATCATTCACACGAAGCAGGCATTCCGTCGCTTTACCGAGCGGAACGATATCCCTGCCCCGCGCTCCGTGCGCCTGCAGGGCGATTCGCCAATCGAGACCGGGGCGCTGCGCTATCCGCTGCTGGTGAAGCCGAGCGACAGTTTTAGCGGCCGTGGCGTCACGAAGATTTTCGACCGAACGGAACTTGCCGCCGCCGTCGCCGATGCCAGACGGAACTCGCGGACTGCTGAGGTCGTCATCGAGGAATTCATCGAAGGCAGCCTGCACAGCCATTCCGCCTTCATCAAGGATCAGGAGATTGCGTTCGACGTCTTCGTCGATGAATACTGCACGGTCTATCCGTACCAGGTCGATTCATCGAACCATCCCTCACGCCTTTTCGAAACCGTTCGCTTGAAGACGCGAGCCATCATGGCGCGCGTCGTCAAGCTGCTAAGACTGCAGGACGGCCTGATCCATACGCAGTTTTTGTCGAATGGCGACGATGTCTGGATCATCGAATGCATGCGGCGCTGCCCCGGCGATCTTTATGGCTCGCTCGTCGACCAGTCTCTCGGCATCGATTATGCCGACCTCGTCATAACGCTGTTGCTCGGCGAGGCGTTCTCGGTCACGCCGCGCTTCGAGCCGCCGCTGTTCTTCGGGCGCCACACCATCACCTCCGATACGCCGTCGACGCCGTTTTCCTTCTCGCACTCCATTCCGTCGTCCGATGTCCGCATCGCGCAGCTCAAGACCACCGGCAAGCCGATGAACTCGGCGCCATTCGACAAGCTCGCCATCCTCTACGCGCGCTTCGAGACGCGCGACGAAATGCTGAAGGTAACGCCGGACTTCAAGACATTCATTTCGCTTCAAACGATGCAAGGAGATCTCGCATGA
- a CDS encoding SAM-dependent methyltransferase: MNEKLPDLIEGERIFFQKVFERQSRATMQMREQWRAETILQRRRRVSSEIYDLLGGVVRYGPFKGLSLAKNNWWGGGDFGSMLLGLYEKEILDFLFSERLAGFESFVDVGAADGYYAIGMLRSGRVKNAVCFELSEEGQRTIASNAQSNSVSDRIEIFGAADRLFYEKLSHLDLAKTVVLVDAEGAEFEIFDHDSLAALKQATIVIEIHNWVEDFWDKYTRFLTSAAALFNVEFIAPAVRDLTQFPELNDFTDDNRYLICSEGRPNVMRFMVLTSRG, translated from the coding sequence ATGAATGAAAAACTGCCTGATCTGATTGAAGGCGAGCGTATCTTCTTCCAAAAGGTGTTCGAACGGCAGTCCCGCGCGACAATGCAGATGCGAGAGCAATGGCGCGCGGAAACGATTCTTCAGCGAAGAAGACGCGTGTCGTCGGAGATCTACGACCTGCTTGGCGGGGTGGTGAGATACGGTCCCTTCAAGGGGCTTTCGCTTGCGAAGAACAACTGGTGGGGCGGCGGCGACTTCGGGTCGATGCTCTTGGGCCTGTATGAGAAGGAAATATTGGATTTCCTGTTCTCCGAAAGATTGGCTGGCTTTGAGAGCTTCGTCGATGTCGGGGCCGCCGATGGATACTATGCGATCGGCATGCTTCGGTCGGGCCGGGTGAAAAACGCCGTCTGCTTCGAGCTGAGCGAGGAAGGGCAGCGCACCATTGCATCGAATGCCCAGTCGAATTCCGTGTCGGACAGGATCGAAATATTCGGCGCCGCAGACAGGCTGTTTTATGAAAAGCTCAGCCATCTTGATCTGGCGAAAACAGTCGTCCTCGTTGACGCCGAGGGTGCGGAATTCGAAATCTTCGACCACGACTCTTTGGCGGCCCTCAAGCAGGCGACGATCGTCATCGAGATCCACAATTGGGTTGAGGATTTCTGGGACAAATACACCCGTTTCCTCACCTCGGCCGCAGCGCTCTTCAATGTCGAATTCATTGCTCCTGCCGTCAGGGATCTGACGCAGTTTCCGGAATTGAACGATTTCACCGACGACAACCGCTACCTCATTTGCTCCGAGGGGCGGCCAAACGTTATGCGCTTCATGGTCTTGACGTCCAGGGGCTGA
- a CDS encoding fatty acid desaturase family protein, with protein sequence MGPSEIKIGSLLTKDEFRELTAPNDRIAYSHLALRIGIHAGLLFVMVRAWEGGYPALAFACFYLNAVLWQFAGYAGIGHELFHKKVFSRKWLNILFFKLFSYVTWNNPSYFEKTHQFHHASTFHEDDSEIYRDFPLDLLGAARLVLLDYQSLCRRVLYALCNAFGYEAYFGKGIRLKLMPPERRAAQSDAISMLALNAICLVLFFLVTLSPALALMFFVTPFVGSLPNRVLALAQHLGLEDHKDESALLFSRTVNLPAPVAFFYANMNYHAEHHLMPSVPYYNLPKLHDILNAKLKMEREEKEFSYLFARDFWSSIGVSAKLEGNAMPE encoded by the coding sequence ATGGGTCCTAGCGAGATCAAAATCGGCAGCCTGCTGACGAAGGACGAGTTCCGGGAACTCACGGCACCGAACGACCGGATCGCTTATTCCCACCTCGCGCTCAGGATCGGCATCCATGCCGGGCTGCTTTTCGTGATGGTCCGCGCGTGGGAAGGCGGTTATCCCGCGCTTGCTTTCGCATGCTTTTATCTTAACGCCGTCCTATGGCAGTTTGCCGGTTATGCCGGCATCGGCCATGAGTTGTTTCACAAGAAAGTCTTCAGCAGGAAATGGCTGAATATCCTGTTCTTCAAGCTGTTTTCCTATGTGACCTGGAACAATCCGAGCTATTTCGAAAAAACTCATCAGTTCCACCACGCTTCCACTTTCCATGAGGATGACAGCGAAATCTATCGTGATTTTCCGCTCGACTTGCTGGGCGCAGCGCGCCTCGTCCTGCTTGATTATCAAAGCCTTTGCAGGCGGGTCCTCTATGCACTCTGCAACGCCTTCGGCTACGAAGCATATTTCGGCAAGGGCATCCGACTGAAACTGATGCCCCCCGAACGGCGCGCGGCCCAATCCGATGCGATCTCTATGCTTGCGCTCAACGCGATCTGCCTGGTGCTGTTTTTCCTGGTGACGCTGTCGCCTGCGCTCGCTCTCATGTTTTTCGTCACGCCGTTCGTCGGATCGCTGCCGAATCGTGTCCTGGCGCTTGCGCAACACCTCGGTCTTGAAGATCACAAGGACGAAAGCGCGCTTCTTTTTTCAAGAACGGTCAATCTGCCGGCACCGGTCGCATTCTTTTATGCCAACATGAACTACCATGCCGAGCACCACCTTATGCCATCTGTTCCCTATTACAATTTGCCGAAGCTGCACGATATCCTGAATGCCAAGCTCAAAATGGAGCGCGAGGAAAAGGAATTCAGCTATCTCTTTGCCCGGGACTTCTGGAGCTCGATCGGAGTATCGGCAAAATTGGAAGGCAATGCCATGCCTGAATGA
- a CDS encoding class I SAM-dependent methyltransferase, translated as MQKLIESAATLRSALAAKSGIYELKLRALLELADELKIATEYTASLPPIEIGSITLVDQVVLVLLAKIVTPRKIIEIGTYKGFTTRLFIENTPEDCDVVSIDLPKGLTAHLAETDERSALSSAEQNDDYLRKRQEIDGEAYLASITEAQRKRLTLVKEDSTTINFKEAFQSAEMIFIDGGHEHQIVRADTENAFGIVKRGVIVWHDYNSKIHGDVTEYLAEFSKSQVVFHVANSLVAFALVNIEL; from the coding sequence ATGCAAAAGCTCATCGAAAGTGCCGCGACGTTACGCTCCGCGCTTGCCGCGAAATCGGGAATTTACGAACTGAAATTGCGCGCACTTTTGGAACTCGCCGATGAATTGAAGATCGCGACAGAGTATACCGCCAGCCTGCCGCCGATTGAAATCGGCAGCATCACGCTTGTCGACCAGGTTGTCCTGGTGCTGCTCGCCAAGATCGTGACGCCGCGCAAGATCATCGAGATCGGCACGTACAAAGGTTTCACCACACGCCTTTTCATCGAAAACACGCCGGAAGACTGCGATGTGGTCTCCATCGACTTGCCGAAGGGCCTCACGGCGCATCTAGCCGAGACTGACGAGCGCAGCGCCTTGTCGTCCGCCGAGCAGAATGACGACTATCTCCGCAAGCGTCAGGAAATCGACGGGGAGGCCTATCTCGCGTCGATCACCGAGGCGCAACGGAAGCGCCTCACGCTCGTCAAGGAAGACTCGACGACGATCAATTTCAAGGAGGCCTTCCAGTCGGCCGAGATGATCTTCATCGATGGCGGGCATGAGCACCAGATCGTCCGGGCGGATACGGAAAACGCATTCGGCATCGTCAAACGCGGCGTCATCGTCTGGCATGACTACAATTCTAAGATCCACGGGGACGTCACCGAGTATTTGGCGGAATTCTCGAAATCGCAGGTGGTCTTCCATGTCGCAAACAGCCTTGTGGCTTTTGCACTGGTCAACATAGAGCTCTGA
- a CDS encoding glycosyltransferase family 2 protein — MSICIPAYKPDFFELALKSAIAQSFDDTEIIVSDDCPTDAIEKICQRYSGVVQYSRNPDPAEYKNVIRLAGLASGEYIKYLFDDDVLNPFCIQYLLQALEATQNSGTKLAFSPRYFIDERNQVTNLGNGLMVEGTLKVIEGRDFIRITAVKHHNLLGEFSSVLMRTADCFDESGRFGLFKVVDGIISGPLDLSSWIGLSLRGAIVGHPMPLSYFRQHSNSQSNPAANRYFIYSITYYEEVLDLAIEKAYLQPSDLPIAYRNLINHYSYWRGLFPELDERIARISTRL; from the coding sequence GTGTCGATATGTATACCGGCCTACAAGCCCGATTTTTTTGAACTCGCGCTGAAAAGCGCGATCGCGCAAAGTTTCGATGACACGGAAATCATTGTCTCCGACGATTGCCCGACCGATGCGATCGAGAAGATCTGCCAAAGATACTCAGGTGTTGTTCAGTACAGCCGCAATCCGGATCCTGCCGAGTACAAAAACGTCATAAGGCTCGCCGGGCTCGCCAGCGGCGAGTACATCAAATATCTCTTCGACGACGACGTCCTCAATCCGTTCTGCATCCAGTACCTGCTCCAGGCGCTTGAAGCCACACAGAACAGTGGGACGAAACTCGCGTTTTCCCCGCGCTATTTCATCGACGAGCGGAACCAGGTTACGAATCTCGGCAACGGATTGATGGTCGAAGGCACTCTGAAGGTGATCGAGGGCCGCGACTTCATACGCATCACCGCCGTCAAGCATCATAATCTGCTTGGCGAGTTCTCGTCGGTGCTCATGCGGACGGCCGATTGCTTCGATGAATCCGGCCGTTTCGGTCTTTTCAAAGTCGTGGATGGCATCATTTCCGGACCGCTCGATCTTTCGTCCTGGATTGGGCTCTCCCTCCGCGGGGCGATCGTCGGGCATCCCATGCCCCTCTCCTATTTCCGCCAGCACTCCAATTCGCAGTCCAATCCGGCGGCCAACCGCTATTTTATCTACTCGATCACCTACTACGAGGAAGTGCTCGATCTCGCGATCGAGAAGGCCTACCTGCAGCCCTCCGATCTACCCATCGCCTATCGGAACCTCATCAATCACTATTCCTACTGGAGAGGATTGTTCCCGGAACTGGATGAACGGATCGCCCGCATCAGCACACGTCTCTAA
- a CDS encoding YcbK family protein has translation MPATGALLIAVAAVALSGCVSNQKALDSAAAIAADPSAAQLAANTPGKTANGAYRDPMVTNVSGAQRTAAAQDSNATTMSAGTASTQPANIGGLAMQPSRINANAMSIFSAQPARPQNNTTSTIIQPADANAYAPVQGIDAARSSVFSPPPPAQPAQDGAMLLPQQSSEKTNTRLAPAYQTASLASGSLQGGSMNALYAAPKQNLVGGLAGLLEKASLPGMTRVAPNGLHIQNGNVEVGCFKPGMLSVIKAVETHFGKPVIVTSGYRDAGHNRMVGGAEESMHKTCDAADIKIEGVSKWDIAAFIRSLPDRGGVGTYCHTESVHLDTGKTRDWNWSCGAGRTRTPNGRAI, from the coding sequence ATGCCCGCCACGGGCGCGCTTCTCATCGCTGTTGCCGCGGTTGCGCTGTCGGGCTGCGTCTCGAACCAGAAGGCCCTCGATTCCGCAGCTGCCATAGCTGCCGATCCTTCAGCCGCGCAGCTTGCCGCGAACACGCCGGGCAAAACCGCCAACGGCGCCTATCGTGATCCGATGGTCACGAATGTGTCGGGCGCGCAGCGGACGGCGGCAGCGCAGGATTCCAACGCCACCACCATGTCCGCCGGCACTGCGTCCACGCAGCCCGCCAATATCGGCGGCTTGGCGATGCAGCCAAGCCGCATCAATGCGAACGCGATGAGCATCTTTTCCGCCCAGCCCGCGAGGCCGCAGAACAACACGACCTCAACGATCATACAGCCGGCGGACGCCAACGCCTATGCACCCGTTCAGGGCATCGATGCCGCGCGCAGCAGCGTCTTCAGCCCGCCGCCGCCCGCCCAGCCGGCACAGGACGGCGCGATGCTTCTGCCGCAGCAATCCTCCGAAAAAACCAACACACGTCTTGCACCTGCCTATCAGACGGCATCGCTCGCGTCCGGAAGCCTGCAAGGCGGGTCGATGAATGCGCTCTATGCCGCTCCGAAGCAGAACCTCGTCGGCGGCCTCGCCGGGCTCCTTGAGAAGGCGTCTCTGCCGGGCATGACGCGCGTGGCACCGAACGGCCTGCACATCCAAAATGGCAATGTCGAAGTCGGCTGCTTTAAGCCCGGGATGCTCAGTGTCATCAAGGCGGTCGAGACCCATTTCGGCAAGCCGGTCATCGTCACCTCCGGATATCGCGACGCGGGGCATAACCGCATGGTCGGCGGCGCCGAAGAATCAATGCACAAGACCTGCGATGCCGCCGATATCAAGATCGAGGGCGTCTCCAAATGGGATATCGCCGCCTTTATCCGATCGCTGCCGGACCGCGGCGGCGTCGGCACCTATTGCCACACCGAATCGGTCCATCTCGACACCGGTAAAACCCGCGACTGGAACTGGAGCTGTGGCGCCGGACGCACCAGGACGCCGAACGGAAGAGCTATCTGA
- a CDS encoding VOC family protein has translation MRYLHTMVRVKDLDASLHFYGTLFGLKEIRRSENESGRFTLVFLAANEDITNAEKNGAPCLELTYNWDSEEYTGGRNFGHLAYEVDDIYATCRHLMDNNITINRPPRDGRMAFVRSPDGISIEILQKNGSLPAAEPWLSMGNTGAW, from the coding sequence ATGCGTTATCTCCACACTATGGTCCGCGTGAAGGATCTGGATGCCTCCCTGCATTTCTACGGCACGCTGTTCGGCCTGAAGGAAATCCGGCGCTCCGAAAACGAAAGCGGCCGTTTTACCCTGGTTTTCCTCGCCGCAAACGAGGATATCACAAATGCAGAGAAAAATGGCGCCCCCTGCCTCGAACTTACCTACAATTGGGATTCCGAGGAGTATACCGGCGGACGCAACTTCGGCCACCTCGCCTACGAGGTCGACGACATCTATGCGACCTGCCGGCATCTGATGGACAATAACATCACCATCAACCGTCCACCACGCGACGGCCGCATGGCCTTCGTTCGTTCGCCGGACGGGATTTCCATCGAAATCCTGCAGAAAAACGGCAGCCTTCCGGCGGCCGAGCCGTGGCTTTCGATGGGCAATACCGGCGCCTGGTAA
- a CDS encoding cold-shock protein has product MADRISSKEFTDIDELSGDAVDLVEITGVVKWFDVAKGFGFIVPDNGMQDVLLHVTCLRRDGYQTILEGTRIVALIQRRERGYQAFKILSMDQSTAVHPSQLPPVRTHVQVTPTSGLERALVKWFNRTKGFGFLTRGEGTEDIFVHMETLRRFGLTELRPGQVVLVRYGDGDKGLMAAEIHPDMPSPASRSH; this is encoded by the coding sequence ATGGCTGACAGGATTTCATCGAAGGAATTCACCGATATCGACGAGCTGTCCGGGGATGCCGTCGACCTCGTTGAAATCACCGGTGTCGTCAAGTGGTTCGATGTCGCCAAGGGCTTCGGCTTCATTGTCCCGGACAACGGCATGCAGGATGTCCTGCTGCACGTAACCTGCCTTCGCCGCGACGGTTACCAGACGATCCTCGAGGGCACGCGCATCGTCGCGCTTATCCAACGCCGCGAGCGCGGCTACCAGGCCTTCAAGATTCTCTCCATGGACCAGTCGACCGCCGTCCATCCGTCACAGCTGCCGCCGGTGCGCACCCACGTGCAGGTCACCCCGACGAGCGGCCTCGAGCGGGCACTGGTGAAGTGGTTCAACCGCACGAAGGGCTTCGGCTTCTTGACGCGCGGCGAGGGTACGGAAGATATCTTCGTGCATATGGAAACGCTTCGTCGCTTTGGCTTGACGGAGCTTCGCCCCGGTCAGGTCGTCCTCGTCCGCTACGGCGATGGCGACAAGGGCCTGATGGCAGCCGAAATTCACCCGGATATGCCAAGCCCGGCAAGCCGGTCGCACTGA
- a CDS encoding DUF192 domain-containing protein has translation MAIQAIKGAFLALFFILAVSAFAQQQPHFDKEPLVIQTASGRMLNFTVEIAASSEQRQYGLMFRKEMAEDAGMIFDFGQPRRVTMWMENTILPLDMLFIDSGGTIRHIKENAVPYSRAIIDSMGEVKYVVELNAGIVRKFEIKIGDKVASATVTRKE, from the coding sequence ATGGCAATACAGGCCATCAAAGGCGCCTTTCTGGCGCTTTTTTTCATCCTGGCCGTCTCCGCCTTTGCCCAGCAGCAACCCCATTTCGACAAGGAACCGTTGGTGATCCAGACTGCCTCCGGCAGGATGCTGAATTTCACGGTGGAGATTGCCGCCAGCAGTGAGCAGCGGCAGTACGGCCTGATGTTCCGCAAGGAAATGGCCGAGGATGCCGGAATGATCTTCGACTTCGGCCAGCCGCGGCGGGTGACCATGTGGATGGAGAACACCATTTTGCCGCTCGACATGCTCTTCATCGACAGCGGCGGCACCATCCGCCACATCAAGGAAAATGCCGTGCCCTATTCGAGGGCGATCATTGATTCGATGGGTGAGGTGAAATACGTCGTCGAGCTGAACGCCGGCATCGTCAGGAAATTCGAAATCAAGATCGGCGACAAGGTCGCAAGCGCCACGGTGACGAGGAAAGAGTAG
- a CDS encoding ETC complex I subunit, producing MSAKIYRPAKTAMQSGKAKTHLWVLEFDQEQPRRIDPIMGYTSSGDMRQQVRLTFETQELAEAYAKRNGIEYRVIAPKEPARQTVAYPDNFRYTRTQPWTH from the coding sequence ATGTCTGCCAAGATCTACCGTCCAGCCAAGACCGCCATGCAGTCCGGCAAGGCGAAGACGCATCTTTGGGTGCTTGAATTCGATCAGGAGCAGCCGCGCAGGATCGATCCGATTATGGGCTACACGTCCTCCGGCGATATGCGCCAGCAGGTGAGACTGACCTTCGAGACGCAGGAACTGGCGGAAGCCTATGCCAAGCGCAATGGCATCGAATACCGCGTGATCGCGCCGAAGGAACCGGCTCGCCAGACAGTCGCTTATCCTGATAATTTTCGCTATACCCGCACGCAGCCCTGGACGCATTGA
- a CDS encoding c-type cytochrome, whose protein sequence is MFRLSARFAFLAASALSLQPSMAAAADDTQIARGEYLVTISGCNDCHTPGYFFGKPDSSRFLGGSDVGFEIPGEGVFVSPNITPDKETGIGNWTSEQIVTAIQTGQRPDGRALAPIMPWHAFAKLTEEDVTSIAAFLQSLKPVSHQVPGPFKPGEKVSTFMFRILPPGETAAAAPN, encoded by the coding sequence GTGTTTCGATTGAGCGCTCGGTTCGCGTTTTTAGCCGCCTCTGCATTGAGTCTGCAGCCGTCCATGGCAGCGGCTGCCGACGATACGCAGATTGCGCGCGGCGAATATCTCGTCACGATCAGCGGCTGCAACGACTGCCACACACCGGGATACTTCTTTGGAAAACCGGACAGCTCGCGATTTCTGGGCGGCTCGGATGTCGGTTTTGAAATCCCGGGGGAAGGTGTTTTCGTCAGCCCCAACATTACGCCTGATAAGGAGACCGGCATCGGCAACTGGACCAGCGAGCAAATCGTGACTGCGATTCAGACCGGGCAACGGCCCGATGGTCGCGCCCTGGCGCCAATCATGCCGTGGCATGCATTCGCGAAGCTCACCGAAGAAGACGTGACATCGATTGCGGCATTCCTTCAAAGCCTGAAACCGGTAAGCCATCAAGTACCTGGTCCTTTCAAGCCAGGGGAGAAGGTTTCAACCTTTATGTTCCGGATTTTGCCGCCGGGCGAAACCGCAGCCGCCGCGCCAAACTAG
- a CDS encoding DUF1515 family protein: MRKVTDDVQHCKLTGIGALADIGVGGMAMGIAFADAIRRIGRLFLDGSAIRRRTTSSPLAFTSQQET; the protein is encoded by the coding sequence ATGCGAAAGGTCACAGATGATGTTCAGCATTGCAAGCTGACGGGGATCGGCGCGCTTGCCGACATCGGCGTCGGCGGCATGGCGATGGGCATTGCGTTCGCAGACGCAATCCGGCGGATAGGGCGATTATTCTTGGACGGTAGTGCCATAAGACGAAGGACTACCTCGTCGCCACTAGCGTTTACTAGTCAACAAGAGACCTAG
- a CDS encoding GNAT family N-acetyltransferase, which translates to MMTTNRYSFRKVTLDDLDMLMGWQSNPHVREWWDSDEPYDEADLADPRAARWIVSNAERPFAFMQDYTVHGWEDHHFAFLPKGSRGIDQYIGDPEMVGVGHGSAFISMRMQALFDEGAPVIATDPHPDNARAIAVYKKLGFELFGPPQKTQWGLILPMLAKN; encoded by the coding sequence ATGATGACAACCAATCGGTACAGTTTTCGCAAGGTGACGCTGGATGATCTCGATATGCTCATGGGATGGCAATCGAACCCGCATGTCCGTGAATGGTGGGATTCAGATGAGCCATACGATGAAGCGGACTTGGCTGATCCTCGGGCAGCGCGCTGGATTGTTTCAAACGCCGAGCGCCCATTTGCGTTCATGCAGGACTACACAGTTCACGGGTGGGAAGATCACCATTTTGCCTTTCTTCCCAAAGGCTCGCGGGGAATTGACCAATACATCGGAGACCCCGAAATGGTCGGTGTTGGGCATGGATCAGCATTTATCAGCATGAGAATGCAGGCTCTCTTTGATGAGGGGGCACCTGTGATCGCGACTGATCCGCATCCAGACAATGCACGGGCGATAGCCGTCTATAAGAAGCTGGGTTTCGAGCTGTTTGGACCACCTCAGAAAACACAGTGGGGTCTGATCTTGCCCATGTTGGCTAAGAACTAA
- a CDS encoding DUF982 domain-containing protein — protein sequence MNWHKFGSFAPLMLVMNGSEKYKLVRSLGDAAEALFASWPLDDGEEYLVAVKTCLEALHGTTSPAEARSALIRAAEEAGIPVITVVH from the coding sequence ATGAACTGGCACAAATTCGGATCGTTCGCGCCGCTGATGCTGGTGATGAATGGCTCTGAAAAATACAAGTTGGTGAGGTCGCTGGGAGACGCTGCAGAAGCCCTGTTCGCGTCGTGGCCCCTCGACGATGGCGAGGAATACCTCGTGGCCGTTAAGACGTGTTTGGAGGCGTTGCACGGCACGACGTCGCCGGCTGAGGCGAGATCTGCACTGATTCGAGCGGCCGAGGAAGCTGGCATTCCGGTGATCACGGTTGTTCACTGA